In Leptodesmis sichuanensis A121, the following are encoded in one genomic region:
- the ureC gene encoding urease subunit alpha, protein MSYRMNRRAYAETFGPTVGDRLRLADTELIIEVEQDYTTYGDEVKFGGGKVIREGMGQSPITNANGAVDTVITNALILDWWGIVKADVGIKDGKIHAIGKAGNPQIQDNVTIIIGPGTEAIAGEGMILTAGGIDTHIHFICPQQIEVAIVSGITTMIGGGTGPAAGTNATTCTPGPWNLYRMLQAAEAFPMNLGFLGKGNSAKPEGLREQVEAGAMGLKLHEDWGTTPAAIDTCLSVADEYDIQVAIHTDTLNEAGFVEDTIAAFKNRCIHTYHTEGAGGGHAPDIIKVCGQPNVLPSSTNPTRPYTVNTLDEHLDMLMVCHHLDPGIAEDIAFAESRIRRETIAAEDILHDLGAFSMLSSDSQAMGRIGEVIIRTWQTGHKMKVQRGWLPPLKDEQGRPDCDPRNDNFRAKRYIAKYTINPALTHGIADYVGSVEVGKLADLCLWRPAMFGVKPEMVIKSGLIAWSQMGDANASIPTPQPVHMRPMFASFGSAIAATSLTFLSKIACDRGIPHHLGLQKRIAPVANIRQLTKRDMKLNDAMPHMEVDPETYEVRADGELLTCEPATVLPMAQRYFLF, encoded by the coding sequence ATGAGTTACCGCATGAATCGCCGCGCCTATGCGGAAACCTTCGGCCCAACCGTGGGCGATCGCCTGCGGTTAGCCGACACAGAATTGATCATTGAAGTCGAGCAGGATTACACCACCTACGGCGATGAGGTGAAATTTGGTGGTGGCAAGGTAATCCGGGAAGGGATGGGCCAATCTCCCATTACCAATGCCAACGGAGCGGTGGACACCGTAATTACCAATGCCCTGATTCTCGATTGGTGGGGCATTGTCAAAGCTGATGTGGGGATTAAGGATGGCAAAATTCATGCGATCGGCAAAGCCGGAAATCCTCAGATTCAGGATAACGTGACGATCATCATTGGCCCCGGTACAGAAGCGATCGCTGGGGAAGGAATGATTCTCACAGCAGGCGGTATTGATACTCACATTCACTTCATCTGTCCCCAGCAAATCGAAGTCGCGATCGTCTCTGGCATAACCACCATGATCGGTGGTGGAACTGGCCCTGCGGCTGGAACCAACGCCACTACCTGCACTCCTGGCCCCTGGAATCTATACCGGATGTTGCAGGCTGCCGAAGCGTTTCCTATGAATCTCGGTTTTCTAGGGAAAGGAAACAGCGCTAAACCAGAAGGACTGCGGGAACAGGTGGAAGCTGGAGCGATGGGGCTGAAACTCCACGAAGACTGGGGGACTACACCAGCCGCGATCGATACCTGTCTGAGTGTGGCCGATGAGTATGACATCCAGGTGGCGATCCACACCGATACGCTGAATGAAGCCGGATTTGTGGAAGATACGATCGCCGCCTTCAAAAACCGCTGCATCCACACCTATCACACGGAAGGAGCCGGAGGAGGACACGCACCCGACATCATCAAAGTCTGCGGTCAGCCGAATGTGTTGCCGTCTTCCACCAATCCCACCCGTCCTTACACCGTCAACACACTGGACGAACACCTGGATATGCTGATGGTCTGCCATCACCTGGATCCGGGCATTGCCGAAGATATCGCCTTTGCCGAATCTCGCATCCGCCGGGAAACGATCGCGGCTGAAGACATCCTGCACGATCTGGGTGCCTTCAGTATGCTGTCCTCCGACTCTCAGGCAATGGGCCGAATAGGAGAAGTGATTATCCGTACCTGGCAGACGGGCCACAAGATGAAGGTGCAACGTGGCTGGCTCCCTCCCCTTAAAGATGAGCAGGGGCGACCCGATTGCGACCCTCGCAATGATAACTTCCGGGCGAAACGCTATATCGCCAAATACACCATTAATCCGGCCCTGACTCATGGGATTGCCGACTATGTGGGATCCGTGGAAGTGGGCAAATTGGCGGATCTCTGTCTCTGGCGACCAGCCATGTTTGGCGTGAAACCAGAAATGGTGATTAAAAGTGGCCTGATTGCCTGGTCACAGATGGGCGATGCCAATGCCAGCATTCCTACGCCCCAGCCTGTTCACATGCGTCCCATGTTCGCCAGCTTTGGTAGTGCGATCGCGGCCACTTCCCTGACATTTCTGTCTAAGATTGCCTGCGATCGCGGCATTCCCCACCACCTGGGCCTGCAAAAACGCATCGCCCCCGTTGCCAATATTCGCCAACTCACCAAACGCGACATGAAACTCAACGATGCCATGCCCCACATGGAAGTTGACCCTGAAACCTACGAAGTCCGCGCCGACGGCGAACTCCTCACTTGCGAACCTGCTACCGTCCTCCCGATGGCTCAACGCTACTTCTTGTTCTGA
- a CDS encoding tetratricopeptide repeat protein: MVRFWARGQAGIAGMVTIVLLGGMGGGANRAIAQMTVPPERVSPTVPSIPQIVPSVPQPEQQPAAQGQSNTAKPAKAAPLPDKFPPNPLEITEPDPLIPYDYKDRPLTTQERQEMTAAADRLALRGAAQFQQGDEVGAFASWNRELRLRRVAGPLAAEVRALGRVGDVAWRTNDLTELRYITLRLDDIWKLTRPSTDASQPDQQQTQTGVSGSVPDRPQLWQELGLAYQLVRLPKSATQVYEELLAEARQRDNTYLLEATLISLGQVQMGWFDYAGATKTYQELLERSQARKDVFNEPIYLHQLAYIAEQAKQPEQAINYQEQLINFYQRINDPNPIPALKLKIADNYRLLKRLDQAEVNYQLAYQLAQPQLQFAIAGDALRKLGDLYRDNNRLEAALRMYSFLVLVEQQAYNTYGVMTAYDQLGQLYAQQKQYPQAIAVFQKGLEIARQLKNREDYFMSQIEKLEKGEGSGE, from the coding sequence ATGGTACGTTTCTGGGCTAGGGGACAGGCAGGAATTGCAGGGATGGTAACGATCGTTCTGTTGGGGGGAATGGGCGGAGGGGCTAATCGAGCGATCGCCCAAATGACAGTTCCTCCGGAGAGGGTTTCTCCAACTGTGCCATCTATCCCTCAAATTGTGCCCTCTGTTCCTCAACCAGAGCAGCAACCAGCGGCTCAAGGCCAGTCCAATACGGCTAAACCTGCCAAGGCGGCTCCCTTACCGGATAAATTTCCCCCGAATCCGCTGGAAATTACCGAACCGGATCCCCTGATTCCTTATGACTATAAAGACCGTCCGCTGACGACTCAGGAGCGGCAAGAGATGACGGCAGCGGCGGATCGGTTGGCCCTGCGAGGAGCGGCTCAGTTCCAGCAGGGGGACGAAGTGGGAGCCTTTGCATCCTGGAATCGGGAACTGCGGTTGCGTCGGGTAGCAGGGCCGCTGGCTGCGGAAGTTCGGGCTTTGGGGCGAGTTGGGGATGTGGCCTGGAGGACGAACGACTTGACGGAGCTGCGGTACATTACGCTGCGTCTGGATGACATCTGGAAGTTGACCAGGCCCTCAACGGACGCTTCTCAGCCTGACCAACAGCAAACTCAGACTGGCGTGTCTGGATCGGTTCCCGATCGCCCTCAACTCTGGCAGGAATTGGGATTGGCCTATCAACTGGTGCGCTTACCCAAATCTGCTACGCAAGTCTATGAAGAACTTCTGGCAGAGGCCCGTCAGCGTGATAATACCTATCTGCTGGAAGCCACTTTAATCAGCCTGGGACAGGTGCAGATGGGCTGGTTCGATTATGCGGGAGCCACCAAAACCTATCAGGAGTTGCTGGAGCGATCGCAGGCCCGCAAGGATGTATTTAACGAGCCAATTTATTTGCATCAACTGGCTTATATTGCAGAGCAGGCCAAGCAACCGGAACAGGCCATCAACTATCAGGAACAGTTGATCAACTTCTACCAGCGAATCAACGATCCCAACCCGATTCCTGCCCTCAAACTCAAAATTGCCGACAACTACCGCCTTCTGAAACGCCTGGATCAGGCCGAAGTAAACTATCAACTGGCCTATCAACTGGCTCAACCCCAACTGCAGTTCGCTATTGCCGGAGATGCCCTGAGAAAGTTAGGCGATCTCTATCGAGACAATAACCGTCTGGAGGCGGCTCTCCGTATGTATTCCTTTCTGGTGCTTGTAGAACAACAGGCCTACAACACCTACGGCGTCATGACAGCCTACGACCAACTGGGACAACTGTATGCGCAACAGAAACAGTATCCCCAAGCGATCGCGGTCTTCCAGAAAGGTCTGGAAATTGCCCGTCAACTGAAAAACCGAGAGGATTATTTCATGAGTCAGATTGAGAAACTGGAGAAGGGAGAAGGGAGTGGGGAGTAG
- the groL gene encoding chaperonin GroEL (60 kDa chaperone family; promotes refolding of misfolded polypeptides especially under stressful conditions; forms two stacked rings of heptamers to form a barrel-shaped 14mer; ends can be capped by GroES; misfolded proteins enter the barrel where they are refolded when GroES binds): MAKRIIYNENARRALEKGMDILAEAVAVTLGPKGRNVVLEKKFGAPQIVNDGVTIAKEIELEDHVENTGVSLIRQAASKTNDAAGDGTTTATVLAHAMVKEGLRNVAAGANAIALKRGIDKATGFLVDKIAEHSRPVEDSKAIAQVGAISAGNDDEVGQMIASAMDKVGKEGVISLEEGKSMTTELEVTEGMRFDKGYISPYFATDTERMEAVLDEPFLLITDKKITLVQDLVPVLEQVARAGRPLVIIAEDIEKEALATLVVNRLRGVLNVAAVKAPGFGDRRKAMLEDIAVLTGGQLITEDAGLKLDNTKLEMLGKARRVTITKDNTTIVAEGNEAAVKARVEQIRRQMEETESSYDKEKLQERLAKLAGGVAVVKVGAATETEMKDRKLRLEDAINATKAAVEEGIVPGGGTTLAHLAPDLEAWANSNLAGEELIGAMIVSRALAAPLKRIAENAGQNGAVIAERVKEKEFNVGFNAATNEFVDMFQAGIVDPAKVTRSALQNAASIAGMVLTTECIVVDKPEPKDAAPAGAGGGMGGDFDY, from the coding sequence ATGGCTAAGCGCATCATTTACAACGAAAATGCTCGTCGTGCCCTGGAAAAGGGAATGGACATTCTGGCGGAGGCTGTGGCGGTTACCCTTGGCCCCAAAGGTCGTAATGTGGTGCTGGAGAAGAAGTTTGGCGCACCCCAAATCGTCAATGACGGGGTGACGATCGCTAAGGAAATTGAACTGGAAGACCACGTGGAAAATACGGGTGTTTCTTTGATCCGTCAGGCCGCTTCTAAGACCAACGATGCCGCTGGGGACGGTACCACCACGGCAACAGTTCTGGCTCATGCAATGGTGAAAGAAGGGTTGCGGAACGTGGCCGCTGGCGCCAATGCGATCGCCCTCAAGCGCGGGATCGACAAGGCAACGGGCTTCCTGGTAGACAAAATTGCTGAGCACTCCCGTCCAGTGGAAGATTCCAAGGCGATCGCTCAGGTGGGTGCGATCTCTGCGGGTAACGACGATGAAGTCGGTCAAATGATCGCCAGCGCAATGGACAAGGTGGGTAAGGAAGGTGTGATTTCCCTGGAAGAAGGCAAATCCATGACCACCGAACTGGAAGTCACCGAAGGGATGCGCTTTGATAAGGGCTATATCTCTCCCTACTTCGCAACCGACACCGAGCGCATGGAAGCGGTTCTGGATGAACCCTTCCTGCTGATCACCGATAAGAAGATTACCCTGGTACAAGACCTGGTGCCCGTGCTGGAGCAAGTGGCTCGTGCAGGTCGTCCCCTGGTGATTATTGCGGAAGATATTGAGAAGGAAGCACTGGCTACCCTGGTCGTGAACCGTCTGCGGGGCGTGCTGAATGTGGCCGCTGTTAAGGCTCCTGGTTTTGGCGATCGTCGTAAGGCCATGCTGGAAGATATCGCTGTCCTGACGGGTGGCCAACTGATTACCGAAGATGCCGGTCTGAAACTGGACAACACCAAGCTGGAGATGCTGGGTAAGGCTCGTCGTGTCACTATCACCAAGGACAACACCACGATCGTCGCTGAAGGTAACGAAGCGGCTGTGAAGGCTCGTGTGGAACAAATCCGCCGTCAAATGGAAGAAACCGAATCTTCCTATGACAAGGAAAAGCTGCAAGAGCGTCTGGCTAAGCTGGCTGGTGGGGTCGCGGTGGTGAAAGTCGGTGCGGCTACCGAAACCGAAATGAAGGATCGCAAGCTGCGTTTGGAAGATGCCATCAACGCCACAAAAGCCGCCGTTGAAGAAGGGATCGTTCCCGGTGGTGGTACAACCCTGGCTCACTTGGCTCCCGATCTGGAAGCCTGGGCAAACAGCAACCTGGCTGGCGAAGAACTGATCGGTGCCATGATTGTCTCCCGTGCGCTGGCGGCTCCCCTGAAGCGGATTGCTGAAAACGCGGGTCAAAATGGTGCCGTGATTGCTGAACGGGTGAAAGAGAAAGAATTCAATGTTGGCTTCAACGCGGCCACCAATGAATTTGTAGATATGTTCCAGGCTGGTATTGTTGACCCTGCGAAGGTGACTCGTTCCGCGCTGCAAAACGCGGCTTCGATCGCGGGCATGGTACTAACCACTGAGTGCATTGTGGTTGACAAGCCCGAACCCAAGGATGCGGCTCCTGCTGGTGCTGGCGGTGGCATGGGCGGCGACTTCGATTACTAA
- a CDS encoding sensor histidine kinase translates to MTTITIYLWQIIALAGVILLGAIGIGILTGMAQRLQVEQSLRASEARNRAILMAIPDMITLYRRDGTFLDIIQTSSLISPIQDPNPVGKHISELLPVEVAERQLAAMQRTLATHEPQVYEQEVWGQGKLQYEEIRVIPCGEDAVLIIVRDISDRHQLDRIKDEFISIVSHELRTPLTAIRGSLGILDAGVLSNEPETSRHMLRVALNNSERLVRLVNDILDLERLESGKVNLVMQSCEVNDLIQQAVESVQAIATGSFIRIAWAPVSAQVWAAPDAIVQTLTNLLGNAIKFSPEGSTIWLRAERESEAWGNENGEVKIEADGKQAAEELALVISHASVSHASPIAPRPEGRSLQEGKQDGPHRMLNSPVPNPEPQAHQLTKDRGHRPLANPKFSYILFSIKDQGRGIPAEKLEYIFDRFQQVDVFDSRQKGGTGLGLAICKSIVHQHGGQIWVESSPGQGSTFYFTLPLLHAQETG, encoded by the coding sequence ATGACAACTATCACCATTTATCTTTGGCAAATCATTGCACTGGCCGGAGTTATTCTGTTGGGAGCGATCGGGATTGGGATACTCACAGGAATGGCCCAACGCCTGCAGGTCGAACAATCGCTACGAGCCAGTGAAGCCCGCAACCGCGCCATTTTGATGGCCATTCCCGATATGATTACCCTTTATCGGCGAGATGGCACTTTTCTGGACATCATCCAAACCAGTTCCCTGATCAGCCCAATTCAAGACCCTAATCCAGTTGGTAAGCATATATCAGAACTCCTGCCAGTGGAGGTGGCAGAGCGGCAACTAGCGGCCATGCAACGAACGTTAGCCACTCACGAACCTCAAGTTTATGAGCAAGAGGTATGGGGGCAAGGCAAATTGCAATATGAAGAAATCCGCGTTATTCCCTGTGGGGAGGATGCAGTCCTCATCATTGTTCGAGACATTAGTGATCGGCACCAACTCGATCGCATCAAAGATGAATTTATCTCGATCGTCAGCCATGAACTGCGCACTCCCCTGACTGCGATTCGAGGATCGCTCGGCATTTTGGATGCTGGAGTATTGAGCAATGAACCAGAAACATCCAGGCATATGTTGCGCGTTGCATTGAACAATAGTGAGCGATTAGTGCGCTTGGTGAATGACATTCTCGACTTAGAACGGTTGGAGTCCGGTAAGGTTAACCTGGTGATGCAATCCTGTGAGGTGAATGATCTGATCCAGCAGGCCGTGGAATCAGTACAAGCGATCGCTACTGGCTCCTTTATCCGCATTGCTTGGGCACCAGTATCTGCTCAGGTTTGGGCTGCTCCCGATGCCATTGTTCAAACCCTCACCAACCTCCTGGGAAATGCCATTAAATTCTCCCCTGAAGGCAGTACGATTTGGCTCAGAGCCGAAAGGGAGAGTGAAGCATGGGGAAATGAAAATGGGGAAGTCAAGATAGAAGCAGACGGAAAGCAAGCAGCAGAAGAGCTGGCACTGGTTATTAGTCATGCGTCAGTGAGTCATGCGTCACCAATTGCCCCAAGGCCCGAGGGAAGAAGCCTGCAAGAAGGCAAACAAGATGGGCCGCATAGAATGCTGAATTCACCAGTCCCAAACCCTGAACCACAAGCCCATCAACTAACAAAGGATAGAGGACACAGGCCGTTAGCCAACCCAAAATTTTCCTATATTCTTTTCTCGATTAAGGATCAGGGACGCGGTATTCCGGCAGAAAAACTGGAGTATATTTTCGATCGCTTTCAGCAAGTGGATGTGTTTGATTCTCGCCAAAAGGGCGGCACTGGGTTAGGACTGGCTATATGTAAAAGCATTGTGCACCAGCACGGTGGGCAGATTTGGGTAGAAAGCAGCCCTGGTCAAGGCAGCACGTTTTATTTCACTCTGCCGTTGCTACACGCTCAAGAGACAGGCTAA
- the groES gene encoding co-chaperone GroES, whose translation MAAISLSVSTVKPLGDRVFIKVSASEEKTAGGILLPDTAKEKPQVGEVVAVGPGKRDEKGTKHELEVKVGDKVLYSKYAGTDVKLGADEYVLLSEKDILAIVQ comes from the coding sequence ATGGCAGCTATTTCGTTGAGCGTTAGTACCGTTAAGCCTTTGGGCGATCGCGTGTTTATCAAAGTCAGTGCCTCTGAAGAAAAGACCGCGGGTGGGATTCTGCTACCCGATACGGCTAAGGAAAAACCCCAGGTTGGTGAAGTCGTTGCCGTTGGTCCTGGCAAGCGAGATGAAAAAGGCACCAAGCATGAACTGGAAGTGAAGGTTGGCGATAAGGTGCTCTACTCCAAGTACGCTGGCACCGATGTCAAACTTGGCGCTGATGAGTATGTGCTGTTGTCTGAAAAAGACATTCTGGCGATCGTCCAATAA